A genomic window from Pseudomonas argentinensis includes:
- a CDS encoding amidohydrolase family protein — MRLIRLGFLLSAGLLAGFAEAREYRYSDAHLHYVDFFQESAGMDMLLKRMDEAKVEHVMFSGIPVAKKWHEDEPKRPRYYAGDDAAAYWYSATDVLIAHAYKQVPEAQRHRFHPFLSGFNPNDKNSDSHIRRMLELEPGLWQGIGEVFTRHDDLTSLIEGSTPRANNEAMTRVYHLAAEYDLPVMMHSNITSKRERNPLYLQEIEEPLRNHPHVRFIWAHAGTSMEIHRHQEKLDFLFDTLARMLESYPNLYIDLSWTMLRPYLTDERGTPDPKWVKLVERYPDRFMVGSDVVGRFDSLGEYMHGFDRFLDALPEDVAHKVARDNFLSILPRKVQEALPTSH, encoded by the coding sequence ATGCGCCTGATTCGTCTCGGTTTTTTATTGTCGGCGGGGCTGCTGGCGGGTTTTGCCGAGGCTCGCGAGTATCGCTACAGCGATGCCCACCTGCATTACGTGGATTTCTTCCAGGAAAGCGCCGGCATGGACATGCTGCTCAAGCGCATGGATGAAGCGAAGGTCGAGCACGTGATGTTCTCGGGCATTCCGGTCGCCAAGAAATGGCACGAGGACGAGCCCAAGCGGCCGCGCTACTACGCCGGCGACGATGCCGCGGCCTATTGGTACAGCGCCACCGACGTGCTGATTGCCCATGCCTACAAACAGGTACCCGAGGCCCAGCGCCACCGCTTTCATCCCTTCCTGTCCGGCTTCAACCCCAACGACAAGAACTCCGATTCCCATATCCGTCGCATGCTGGAGCTCGAACCCGGGCTGTGGCAGGGCATCGGTGAGGTGTTCACGCGCCATGACGATCTCACCTCACTGATCGAGGGCAGCACGCCGCGGGCCAACAACGAGGCCATGACGCGGGTCTATCACCTGGCCGCCGAATACGACCTGCCGGTGATGATGCACTCCAACATCACCTCCAAGCGCGAGCGCAACCCGCTGTATCTGCAGGAGATCGAGGAACCGCTGCGTAACCACCCCCACGTGCGTTTCATCTGGGCCCACGCCGGCACCAGCATGGAGATTCATCGCCACCAGGAGAAGCTGGATTTTCTCTTTGATACCCTGGCGCGCATGCTGGAGAGCTATCCCAACCTGTACATCGATCTGTCCTGGACCATGCTCAGGCCATACCTGACCGATGAGCGCGGCACGCCGGACCCCAAATGGGTAAAGCTGGTCGAGCGCTACCCGGACCGCTTCATGGTCGGTTCCGACGTGGTCGGGCGCTTCGACAGCCTGGGCGAGTACATGCACGGCTTCGACCGCTTTCTCGATGCGCTGCCTGAGGATGTCGCCCACAAGGTCGCCCGGGACAATTTCCTGTCCATCCTGCCGCGCAAGGTGCAGGAAGCCTTGCCAACCTCTCACTGA
- a CDS encoding DUF3859 domain-containing protein: MVQAEVRVQGPVEYGVFISQHKNFQPGERVLTQASQQMERTTVVPAKLGTKFGMRYTLTGKTVDGEPLTLLYLTPGVIGADGQRHDKFVVTQKLVPDAPQDVMAFEFSENHEVVPGEWHFLLFQGDRKLAEQRFDVR; encoded by the coding sequence CTGGTTCAGGCCGAGGTGCGAGTGCAGGGGCCGGTCGAGTACGGCGTCTTTATCAGCCAACACAAGAATTTTCAGCCGGGTGAGCGGGTGCTGACCCAGGCCAGCCAGCAAATGGAACGAACGACCGTGGTGCCTGCCAAACTGGGCACCAAGTTCGGCATGCGTTATACCCTGACCGGCAAGACGGTCGATGGCGAGCCACTGACCCTGCTGTACCTCACCCCCGGCGTGATCGGCGCCGACGGTCAGCGCCATGACAAGTTCGTGGTGACGCAGAAGCTGGTGCCCGATGCGCCCCAGGATGTCATGGCCTTCGAGTTTTCCGAGAACCATGAGGTGGTGCCTGGGGAGTGGCATTTCCTGCTGTTCCAGGGCGATCGCAAGCTGGCCGAGCAACGCTTCGACGTGCGCTGA